In a single window of the Dinghuibacter silviterrae genome:
- a CDS encoding NUDIX hydrolase, translating to MYIKIYFGEKPVFLCDEIDDTLHEYLHHPDTIFLDEVSGPAIKSLLHEIVKPDYQAGILWHSKLDVLKKAFWKHFTIVKAGGGLVENEAHEVLLIHRRGKWDLPKGKLDPGETIEQCALREVHEETGLQAASLGAFLLTTYHTYNDYGHEVLKESYWYRMKAASSEHLVPQTIEDIHEIKWVARKDLAPYMVETFPSVRDVLRAGSMASAGE from the coding sequence ATGTATATTAAAATCTACTTCGGGGAGAAACCGGTTTTTCTGTGCGACGAGATCGACGATACGCTGCACGAATACCTGCACCATCCCGACACCATTTTCCTGGACGAGGTCTCCGGCCCGGCCATCAAGTCGTTGCTCCACGAGATCGTCAAACCCGACTACCAGGCGGGTATCCTCTGGCACTCGAAACTCGACGTGCTGAAGAAGGCATTCTGGAAACACTTCACCATCGTCAAAGCGGGCGGTGGTTTGGTGGAAAATGAAGCACACGAAGTGCTCCTTATCCATCGCCGGGGCAAATGGGACCTGCCCAAGGGCAAACTCGACCCGGGTGAAACGATCGAACAATGCGCGCTTCGTGAGGTCCATGAGGAGACCGGGTTACAGGCCGCATCTTTGGGCGCCTTTTTGTTGACCACGTATCATACCTACAACGACTACGGCCACGAGGTCCTGAAAGAATCCTATTGGTACCGGATGAAGGCCGCCTCGTCAGAACACCTCGTTCCGCAAACGATCGAAGACATTCACGAGATCAAGTGGGTCGCGCGCAAGGACCTGGCGCCGTATATGGTAGAGACGTTTCCTTCGGTGAGAGACGTGCTGCGGGCGGGTTCTATGGCTTCTGCGGGCGAATGA
- the coaD gene encoding pantetheine-phosphate adenylyltransferase, translating into MERIALFPGTFDPVTLGHLDIIHRALPLFDRLFIGIGTNISKVPMFSNEQRLEWFNEIFRDEPRIETVVYDGLTVECCRRVGASYIVRGIRYVNDFEYEKAIADMNRSLEGHIETVFLTCLPEFTSVASTLVRDVLRNGGDVAKFLPPAVVKSLAAAKAAEPTEAAAPKK; encoded by the coding sequence ATGGAACGTATTGCGCTATTCCCCGGGACCTTCGATCCGGTAACCCTGGGCCATCTGGACATCATCCATCGGGCACTTCCCCTTTTCGACCGGCTTTTTATCGGGATTGGAACCAACATCAGCAAGGTGCCCATGTTCTCCAACGAACAGCGGCTGGAATGGTTTAACGAGATCTTCAGGGACGAGCCCCGGATCGAAACCGTGGTCTACGACGGGCTGACTGTCGAGTGCTGCCGAAGGGTGGGGGCCTCTTATATCGTGAGGGGCATCCGCTATGTCAACGATTTCGAATACGAAAAGGCCATTGCCGACATGAACCGCAGCCTGGAGGGACACATCGAAACGGTATTCCTGACCTGTCTGCCGGAGTTCACGTCTGTGGCCTCCACACTGGTCCGCGACGTCTTGCGCAATGGCGGAGATGTGGCCAAATTCCTGCCCCCGGCGGTAGTAAAGTCGCTGGCGGCGGCCAAGGCAGCCGAGCCCACCGAGGCGGCGGCGCCGAAAAAATAA
- a CDS encoding DUF302 domain-containing protein, whose protein sequence is MSTEYSARGIVRRKSPHSVKESLDRFQELLAVKGIGVFARIDQQAEARKAGLDLRPTELLVFGNPKAGTPLMEAFPLSALDLPLKLLAWEEEGEVWLAYNEPSYLQERYGLTEEMGRKIDFSSMVQLVTGT, encoded by the coding sequence ATGAGTACTGAATACAGCGCGCGCGGGATCGTCCGCCGGAAAAGCCCCCACTCGGTAAAAGAATCCCTGGACCGGTTCCAGGAATTGCTGGCCGTCAAAGGTATCGGTGTCTTTGCACGTATCGACCAACAGGCCGAAGCACGGAAAGCGGGGCTCGACCTGCGACCGACCGAGCTCCTTGTTTTTGGCAACCCCAAGGCGGGCACGCCGCTGATGGAGGCATTTCCATTGTCCGCACTCGACCTGCCGCTGAAGCTCCTCGCATGGGAGGAAGAGGGGGAGGTGTGGCTTGCCTATAACGAGCCTTCTTACCTGCAGGAACGGTATGGGCTGACCGAAGAAATGGGGCGAAAGATCGATTTTTCGAGTATGGTGCAGCTCGTGACGGGGACATAA
- a CDS encoding heavy-metal-associated domain-containing protein, producing MRHIRTILLGLIGLAFATGASAQMKDKVTDTLKTPTVQCEMCKKRIEDYMSHEDGITKINVDWRKKITIVTYQTSRTNIENIKTAIANVGYDAGDVTANPDSYKALPLCCKKPEDGGGMPKRQ from the coding sequence ATGCGGCACATCAGAACAATCCTTCTTGGCCTCATCGGCCTGGCCTTTGCCACCGGCGCATCCGCCCAGATGAAGGACAAGGTAACGGATACCCTCAAGACCCCCACCGTCCAGTGCGAGATGTGCAAAAAGCGCATCGAAGACTATATGAGCCACGAGGACGGGATCACCAAGATCAACGTGGACTGGCGCAAGAAGATCACCATCGTGACCTACCAAACTTCCCGGACGAATATCGAGAACATCAAGACCGCAATCGCTAACGTCGGCTATGACGCGGGCGACGTAACCGCGAATCCGGATTCCTATAAGGCTTTACCGCTGTGCTGTAAGAAACCCGAAGACGGCGGCGGCATGCCGAAGAGGCAATAG
- a CDS encoding glycosyltransferase family 10 domain-containing protein, whose protein sequence is MSIKVKFSCFWQDHLAAYHHMQQYAFGSPVWKDMELVADESYDVLAILTRPHHSLRQYDRSKAVTFLTEPPESKNVIPHETSSIVPMYLPLPFWQNFSAGERQHVQTVNLPKTELLSSVTSDLTFLEGHVARLQLIRLLDQRIEDGFDLWGKAYTDTFFDKITAYKGEITQKYDALWPYQYHLACENSFVDNYFTEKIADPILAECLCFYDGCLNIAQFIDDRAFIKIDVFDPFNAIDTIIRSIEDDEWSKRITYIAAQKKRLLSDLNPLNIVWLALKGKDVIKECSL, encoded by the coding sequence ATGTCCATAAAAGTAAAGTTTAGTTGTTTCTGGCAGGATCATTTGGCTGCGTACCACCACATGCAACAATATGCGTTCGGAAGCCCGGTCTGGAAAGACATGGAACTGGTAGCGGATGAATCGTATGATGTTCTTGCCATTTTGACCCGCCCGCACCATTCCCTGCGGCAATACGACCGCAGCAAAGCCGTTACCTTCCTCACCGAACCGCCGGAGTCAAAGAATGTGATCCCCCATGAAACCTCATCGATCGTTCCCATGTACCTCCCGCTCCCCTTCTGGCAAAATTTTTCCGCCGGCGAGCGTCAACATGTACAAACGGTCAACCTCCCCAAAACAGAGCTGCTGTCCTCCGTCACCAGCGACCTTACCTTCCTGGAAGGGCATGTTGCCAGGCTGCAACTGATCCGTCTGTTGGACCAGAGGATCGAAGACGGCTTTGACCTATGGGGCAAGGCCTATACCGATACATTCTTTGACAAGATCACCGCCTACAAGGGGGAGATTACCCAGAAATACGACGCCCTTTGGCCGTACCAGTATCACCTCGCGTGCGAGAATTCTTTTGTCGACAATTATTTCACGGAAAAAATCGCCGACCCGATCCTCGCCGAATGTCTTTGTTTTTACGATGGGTGTCTGAACATTGCGCAATTCATCGATGACAGGGCTTTTATCAAGATAGACGTCTTTGATCCGTTCAACGCCATAGACACCATCATTCGTTCCATCGAGGACGACGAATGGAGCAAACGAATCACCTACATCGCCGCACAGAAAAAAAGGCTGTTGTCCGATTTAAATCCGCTTAACATCGTATGGCTTGCCCTAAAAGGCAAGGATGTCATCAAGGAATGTTCGCTTTAA
- a CDS encoding glycoside hydrolase family protein, translating to MKYTCCALIGTALLASCGKPTLTQDTGVTEPRAVTAGLGDGVNLQPSYYNSGNVTFGWSLMKANMKIKTVRIEIEPGVSISTAASWISQAKSNGFAIIATYHKASVLGSDNVSDLLAAANWWKANYATLAKSGSFTVNLMNEWGDHNLTASAYASAYNQAIAIVRTVYSGTIIIDCPGWGQETHIAAEAILGTGGITKISDTKILPSVHVYPNGWNQALNHWLQNSDLDDLATAGRGGIIGEFGNSPSGSANWSGIVTYAKSTKGWTVMAWAWNGDGGSMNMVTPAWDANPTASSYSESSYFTTVYNLL from the coding sequence ATGAAATATACATGCTGTGCACTGATCGGCACAGCGTTGCTGGCATCGTGCGGAAAGCCCACACTGACGCAGGACACAGGCGTAACGGAACCGAGGGCGGTCACAGCCGGTCTCGGCGACGGCGTCAACCTGCAGCCGTCTTACTATAATAGTGGAAACGTCACTTTTGGATGGTCTCTGATGAAGGCGAACATGAAGATCAAAACCGTGCGCATCGAAATCGAGCCGGGCGTCAGCATCAGCACCGCGGCGAGCTGGATCAGCCAGGCAAAAAGCAACGGTTTTGCGATCATCGCCACCTACCACAAGGCCTCCGTCCTTGGTTCGGACAACGTTTCCGATCTGCTCGCGGCGGCCAACTGGTGGAAGGCCAATTACGCCACGCTGGCAAAATCGGGTTCGTTTACCGTCAACCTGATGAACGAATGGGGAGACCACAACCTTACGGCCAGTGCTTATGCCAGTGCGTACAACCAGGCCATCGCGATCGTACGCACCGTGTATAGCGGGACCATCATCATCGATTGCCCGGGCTGGGGACAGGAAACGCATATTGCAGCCGAGGCGATCTTGGGCACCGGCGGGATCACCAAAATCAGCGATACGAAGATCCTGCCCTCGGTCCACGTTTATCCGAACGGCTGGAACCAGGCGCTGAACCACTGGCTCCAGAACTCGGACCTGGACGACCTCGCCACGGCCGGCAGGGGCGGTATCATCGGGGAGTTTGGGAATTCGCCCTCGGGCAGCGCCAACTGGTCGGGGATCGTCACTTATGCCAAATCCACCAAGGGCTGGACCGTCATGGCCTGGGCCTGGAACGGCGACGGCGGGTCTATGAATATGGTGACGCCCGCCTGGGATGCAAACCCCACGGCGTCTTCTTATAGCGAAAGCAGCTACTTTACTACTGTATACAACCTTCTTTAG
- a CDS encoding hotdog fold thioesterase has product MPSIWLNPGVTIADIQPLSDRTMAGHLGILFTEIGNNFLTGTMPVDHRTHQPAGLLHGGASCVLAETLGSVASYLVIDPTQAQPVGLEINANHIRGVRSGLVTGTATSIHLGKTTHVWDIRIRDEGGHLVCISRLTVAIIRPQKP; this is encoded by the coding sequence ATGCCTTCCATCTGGCTCAACCCCGGCGTCACCATCGCCGACATACAACCCCTGAGCGACCGCACCATGGCCGGTCACTTAGGCATTCTTTTCACCGAAATCGGAAACAACTTTCTGACGGGCACCATGCCGGTGGATCATCGCACCCATCAACCCGCAGGTCTTTTGCACGGCGGCGCCTCCTGCGTCCTCGCGGAAACTTTGGGGAGCGTGGCTTCCTACCTGGTGATCGACCCCACACAAGCTCAACCCGTCGGCCTGGAAATCAATGCCAACCACATCCGCGGCGTGCGGTCGGGGTTGGTGACGGGTACCGCCACGTCGATTCATCTGGGGAAAACAACCCACGTCTGGGATATTCGCATCAGGGATGAAGGGGGGCACCTCGTGTGTATCAGCCGGCTCACGGTGGCGATCATTCGCCCGCAGAAGCCATAG
- the pyrE gene encoding orotate phosphoribosyltransferase: MTNQKAVAERLLQINAIRLNPESPFTWTSGWKSPIYCDNRKALGFPPVREFIKSEFCNLIFTELEDAGVLAGVATAGIAWGAMAADQLKLPYVYVRSKPKEHGLGNQIEGHFEPGQKTVVVEDLFSTGKSSLEAVAVLRQAGAEVIGAVGIFDYGFDTARDAFAAAGVPYYALSNYATLIELAVERGLVNPSQQALLMEWRQNPALWGK; the protein is encoded by the coding sequence ATGACCAATCAAAAGGCTGTAGCCGAAAGGCTTCTGCAAATTAACGCCATTCGGTTGAATCCCGAAAGTCCGTTTACCTGGACGAGCGGCTGGAAAAGCCCGATCTACTGTGACAACCGGAAAGCCCTTGGGTTTCCCCCGGTCCGGGAGTTCATCAAAAGCGAGTTTTGCAACCTCATCTTTACCGAGCTGGAAGACGCCGGGGTCCTGGCCGGGGTAGCCACCGCCGGGATCGCCTGGGGGGCCATGGCCGCCGACCAACTGAAACTGCCCTACGTCTATGTCCGCTCCAAACCCAAGGAACACGGGCTGGGCAACCAGATCGAGGGGCACTTCGAACCCGGCCAGAAGACGGTGGTCGTCGAGGATCTTTTTTCTACAGGGAAAAGTAGTTTGGAAGCCGTCGCCGTTCTTCGTCAGGCCGGCGCCGAGGTGATCGGTGCGGTAGGTATTTTCGACTATGGCTTCGACACGGCCAGGGACGCCTTTGCCGCGGCCGGGGTACCCTACTACGCCCTGAGCAACTACGCCACCCTGATCGAACTGGCTGTCGAACGCGGCCTCGTCAATCCCAGCCAGCAGGCGTTGCTGATGGAATGGAGGCAAAACCCGGCCTTATGGGGCAAATGA
- a CDS encoding ORF6N domain-containing protein, with the protein MEKETQSAAVTDETVMSSIYVIRGQKVMIDYDLAILYGVETKALKQAVRRNLKRFPTDFMFELTKDEFANLRSQIVTSSWGGRRYMPLAFTEQGVTMLSCILNSERAIKVNIQIIRVFTRMREMWVSNQEILLKLEQLDRRVTGHDAEIEEIFRYLKELLNPARPARQMIGFKA; encoded by the coding sequence ATGGAAAAGGAAACACAATCGGCCGCGGTAACGGACGAAACTGTCATGAGCAGCATTTATGTAATTAGAGGACAGAAGGTTATGATCGATTACGACCTGGCTATTCTTTACGGTGTAGAGACGAAAGCGCTCAAACAAGCTGTACGGCGAAACCTCAAACGCTTCCCCACCGATTTTATGTTTGAGCTGACAAAAGATGAGTTCGCCAACTTGAGGTCACAAATTGTTACCTCAAGTTGGGGTGGCAGGAGGTATATGCCACTGGCATTTACAGAACAGGGCGTAACCATGTTGTCCTGCATCCTAAACAGCGAACGAGCCATCAAAGTGAACATCCAGATCATCCGTGTCTTCACCCGTATGCGGGAAATGTGGGTCAGCAATCAAGAAATCCTGCTAAAGCTGGAGCAGTTGGATCGCCGGGTAACGGGACACGATGCTGAGATTGAGGAGATCTTCAGGTATCTGAAGGAATTGCTGAACCCGGCGCGGCCGGCGCGGCAGATGATCGGGTTTAAGGCGTAG
- a CDS encoding LEA type 2 family protein, producing MSTLRWLAAVTCLALMTSCRSYQSLEFRRIENGRMAHFDFVHPLVMADVVYYNPNNVGFNFKGGEVDVYLDSLWLGHALLDTTIHIHPRSEFTITLPMQLDLQRLIKSGVQTYLNRQVHVRVDGFVRASKGLVQKKFPIHFEGEQRLDLKLF from the coding sequence ATGTCGACACTCCGATGGCTTGCAGCCGTGACCTGCCTGGCGCTGATGACCAGCTGCCGTTCCTACCAATCCCTGGAATTCCGCCGGATCGAAAACGGCCGCATGGCCCACTTCGATTTCGTACACCCCTTGGTGATGGCGGACGTCGTGTACTACAATCCCAACAACGTTGGGTTTAATTTTAAAGGAGGTGAAGTGGACGTCTACCTGGATTCGCTTTGGCTGGGACATGCGCTTTTGGACACGACCATCCACATCCATCCGCGTTCTGAATTTACCATCACGCTCCCCATGCAACTCGACCTCCAGCGGTTGATCAAAAGCGGGGTACAAACGTATCTGAACCGCCAGGTACATGTCCGTGTCGATGGTTTCGTCCGGGCGTCGAAGGGGTTGGTGCAAAAAAAGTTCCCCATTCATTTTGAAGGGGAACAGCGTTTGGACCTCAAGTTATTTTAG